The following proteins are co-located in the Paraburkholderia phytofirmans PsJN genome:
- the rfbC gene encoding dTDP-4-dehydrorhamnose 3,5-epimerase produces the protein MGNKVIATALPEVKLIEPEVFCDEFGFCFESFSADEFIDDVSQAFQLVQDRHSRAVRGVLRGLHYQVQRPQGRLMRVVVGEVFAVAVDVRLNSPNFGKWCGAYLSAANYRQIWAPPGFAHGFVVLSNFAECLWKTTEYWFPELERCILWRDPDIGIEWPIDFEPTLGAKDAAGRRLYEAENIA, from the coding sequence ATGGGCAACAAGGTGATCGCAACGGCATTGCCGGAGGTGAAACTCATCGAGCCCGAGGTGTTTTGCGACGAGTTCGGCTTCTGCTTCGAGAGCTTTAGCGCGGACGAGTTTATCGACGACGTCTCGCAAGCTTTCCAATTGGTGCAGGACCGGCATTCGCGCGCGGTGCGTGGCGTGTTGCGCGGCTTGCACTATCAGGTGCAACGCCCTCAGGGCCGGCTCATGCGGGTCGTGGTGGGGGAAGTGTTCGCCGTCGCTGTCGACGTGCGGCTCAACTCGCCGAACTTCGGCAAGTGGTGCGGGGCGTATCTGAGCGCGGCCAATTACCGGCAGATCTGGGCGCCGCCGGGCTTCGCGCACGGTTTCGTGGTGCTGTCCAATTTCGCCGAGTGTTTGTGGAAAACCACCGAGTACTGGTTTCCCGAACTGGAGCGCTGCATTCTGTGGCGCGATCCGGACATCGGCATCGAGTGGCCGATCGATTTCGAGCCGACCCTTGGCGCGAAGGATGCCGCGGGCCGGCGTCTTTACGAAGCGGAGAACATCGCCTGA
- a CDS encoding GNAT family N-acetyltransferase: MDQHEKTKSKPESLPEGLTLRALRVADAEQFHAMLQLPVAMNGNPQMPFRTVASTREYLEKFEAPGIAIAATVADTLVGQASLSPFKGRRAHAASLGIGVHDAWQRRGIGRALMAELLDLADNWLGLRRVELHVYADNHAALALYRKFGFEIEAHQRGSVLRRGVLIDCYFMARLREPAPWMSPPSAAHLAAE, translated from the coding sequence ATGGATCAACACGAAAAAACAAAATCAAAACCTGAGAGCTTGCCCGAGGGCCTGACGCTGCGCGCTTTGCGCGTGGCCGACGCGGAACAGTTTCACGCCATGCTGCAATTGCCCGTGGCGATGAACGGCAATCCGCAGATGCCGTTTCGGACCGTTGCCAGCACACGCGAGTACCTGGAAAAATTCGAGGCCCCTGGCATCGCGATCGCGGCGACGGTCGCCGACACGCTGGTCGGTCAGGCCAGCCTCAGTCCTTTCAAGGGACGCCGCGCGCATGCCGCCTCGCTCGGTATTGGCGTGCACGACGCTTGGCAGCGGCGCGGCATCGGTCGTGCCTTGATGGCCGAACTGCTCGATCTGGCCGACAACTGGCTCGGCCTGCGCCGCGTCGAGTTGCATGTCTACGCGGATAACCACGCGGCACTCGCGCTCTACCGCAAGTTCGGCTTCGAGATCGAAGCGCATCAGCGCGGTTCCGTATTGCGTCGCGGCGTGCTGATCGACTGTTACTTCATGGCGCGGTTGCGCGAGCCGGCGCCGTGGATGTCGCCGCCTTCGGCCGCCCATCTCGCAGCGGAATAA
- a CDS encoding multidrug efflux RND transporter permease subunit, with the protein MPFFFIDRPVFAWIVALAIVVAGALAIPQLPVAQYPRLAPPRIVISAMYPGASTEVVDESVGSIIEESLDGADNMLYYQTTSDNLGELEIDATFAPGTNPDLALVDIQNRLKQVEPRLPQQVVQQGISVFKAANTFLMLVALASTDGTRDSVQLSDYLSRYVLRELKRAPGVGSAQLWDADEALRIWLDPMKLREYGLGAAEVNAAIAAQNATVTAGTLGDAPFVPGQQLTASVSVKGQLISPAEFGQIVLKARPDGSAVRLRDVARVELGRDNYSYYSRLNGKAAATVGIQLGPRGNALETSNAIRARLAELAKGLPSGVAIEIPFDNAHFVKIAIHEVLVTLAEAVVLVFFVMWLFLRDLRYTLVPTVVIPVTLMGAFLAMYACGLSINVFTMFGLVLAIGILVDDAIVVVESVHRVMEEEGLPPREATRKAMSQIGGAIVGVTAVLTAVFVPMAFFPGGVGGIYRQFAVAMIASMLVSSFMALSLTPALCANLLKAHTQSVRQRDARRGVLGFAARAASRFTSGFDRAARGYRGLTACTLRRIGPMLAVYAVLVGACGVLYWQMPGGFLPSEDEGQLQVMVQLPAGATQARTLAVVQRAEEILHAEPAIANVTSVIGWSFSGSGQNVAMGFVELKDWGKRDIDALALRDRLNAKFDKILDGNVEAQLPPSVPGLGHSDGFVFRLEDRGGVGLDALKAAREQLFEQAKASPVLASVHSEDLPDAPRVELVVDRAKAYALGVSFDRIADVLGSTFGSTYIDDFPAGGRMRRVMIAADAAARMTEDDLLALSVPNSTGGMVPLSAIATRQWTIGPVMLTRYNGYPSLDVSGHAAPGYSSGAAMAELERLAASLPVGVSYDWVDAAREETAAAKLTPLLIGLSLLAVFMALAALYESWTIPLAVLMVVPLGVIGAVAAVLLRGMPNDVYFKVGMITVIGLAAKNAILIVQFARDLYQRGMPLTRAVTEAAGARFRPIVMTSAAFLLGVVPLVVSSGAGAESRRSIGTGVFGGVLAATLFGLVFAPVAFHAVASLTHGRRRLAELHRKRAERRARAAATAIERESFDESPTA; encoded by the coding sequence GTGCCATTTTTCTTCATCGACCGCCCGGTCTTCGCATGGATCGTCGCGCTCGCCATTGTCGTGGCGGGCGCGCTGGCTATTCCGCAACTGCCGGTGGCGCAGTATCCGCGCCTCGCGCCGCCGCGCATCGTGATATCCGCCATGTATCCGGGGGCGTCGACTGAAGTCGTGGACGAGAGCGTCGGCAGCATCATCGAGGAGAGTCTCGATGGCGCCGACAATATGCTGTACTACCAAACGACCAGCGACAACCTGGGCGAACTCGAAATCGACGCGACCTTCGCGCCCGGCACCAATCCGGATCTCGCGCTGGTCGACATCCAGAACCGGCTCAAGCAGGTCGAGCCGCGTTTGCCGCAGCAGGTCGTGCAGCAGGGCATCAGCGTATTCAAGGCGGCCAACACGTTTCTGATGCTCGTTGCGCTCGCGTCCACCGACGGCACGCGCGACTCCGTGCAATTGAGCGACTATTTGAGCCGCTACGTACTGCGCGAGTTGAAGCGCGCGCCTGGCGTCGGCTCGGCCCAACTCTGGGACGCCGACGAAGCGTTGCGCATCTGGCTCGATCCCATGAAGCTGCGCGAATATGGCCTCGGCGCGGCCGAGGTGAACGCCGCCATCGCCGCGCAGAACGCGACCGTGACGGCGGGCACGCTCGGCGACGCGCCGTTCGTGCCGGGCCAGCAATTGACAGCCTCGGTGAGCGTGAAAGGCCAGTTGATCTCGCCGGCCGAATTCGGCCAGATCGTGCTGAAGGCACGGCCGGACGGCTCCGCGGTGCGCCTGCGCGACGTCGCGCGTGTCGAACTCGGGCGTGACAACTACTCGTACTATTCGCGCCTGAACGGCAAGGCTGCGGCAACGGTCGGGATTCAACTCGGGCCGCGGGGCAACGCGCTCGAAACGTCGAACGCGATTCGCGCGCGGCTTGCCGAGTTGGCGAAAGGGTTGCCCTCGGGCGTCGCCATCGAAATCCCGTTCGACAACGCGCACTTCGTGAAGATCGCCATTCACGAGGTGCTCGTCACGCTCGCGGAAGCGGTGGTGCTGGTGTTCTTCGTGATGTGGCTGTTCCTGCGCGATCTGCGCTATACGCTGGTGCCCACCGTGGTGATTCCGGTCACGCTGATGGGCGCGTTTCTCGCCATGTATGCGTGCGGTCTGTCGATCAACGTGTTCACGATGTTCGGCCTCGTGCTCGCCATCGGCATTCTCGTCGACGACGCGATCGTGGTGGTGGAGAGCGTGCATCGCGTCATGGAAGAAGAGGGCTTGCCGCCACGCGAGGCCACACGCAAGGCGATGTCGCAGATCGGCGGCGCGATTGTCGGCGTGACAGCGGTGTTGACGGCGGTATTCGTGCCGATGGCGTTTTTTCCCGGCGGCGTCGGCGGGATTTACCGGCAATTCGCGGTGGCGATGATCGCGTCGATGCTGGTGTCGTCGTTCATGGCCTTGTCGTTGACGCCCGCGTTGTGCGCGAATCTGCTGAAGGCGCACACGCAATCGGTGCGTCAACGCGATGCGCGCCGCGGCGTTCTCGGTTTCGCGGCGCGTGCGGCGAGCCGCTTTACGTCCGGCTTCGATCGCGCCGCGCGCGGTTATCGCGGCTTGACCGCGTGCACGTTGCGCCGCATCGGCCCGATGCTGGCCGTCTATGCGGTGCTGGTCGGCGCGTGCGGCGTGCTCTACTGGCAGATGCCGGGCGGTTTCCTGCCAAGCGAGGACGAAGGCCAGTTGCAGGTCATGGTGCAATTGCCCGCGGGCGCCACCCAGGCCCGCACGCTGGCCGTGGTGCAACGCGCGGAGGAGATTCTCCATGCCGAGCCCGCTATCGCGAACGTGACGAGCGTGATCGGCTGGAGCTTTTCGGGCAGCGGTCAGAACGTCGCGATGGGATTCGTCGAACTCAAGGACTGGGGCAAGCGCGATATCGATGCACTGGCCCTGCGCGACCGGCTCAACGCAAAGTTCGACAAGATTCTGGACGGTAACGTCGAGGCGCAATTGCCGCCTTCGGTGCCGGGACTCGGACATTCCGACGGTTTCGTGTTCCGCCTCGAAGATCGCGGCGGAGTGGGGCTCGACGCGCTGAAGGCCGCGCGCGAGCAACTGTTCGAGCAAGCCAAGGCGAGCCCGGTGCTGGCCTCGGTGCATTCGGAAGATCTGCCTGACGCGCCGCGCGTCGAGCTTGTCGTCGATCGCGCGAAGGCGTACGCGCTCGGTGTGTCGTTCGACCGAATCGCGGACGTGCTGGGCAGCACCTTCGGCTCGACCTATATCGACGATTTCCCGGCCGGCGGCCGCATGCGCCGCGTGATGATCGCCGCCGACGCCGCCGCGCGCATGACCGAAGACGATCTGCTGGCGCTGTCCGTACCCAACTCGACGGGTGGCATGGTGCCGCTCTCGGCCATCGCAACGCGTCAGTGGACGATCGGCCCGGTGATGCTGACGCGCTATAACGGTTATCCGTCGCTCGACGTGAGCGGCCACGCGGCGCCCGGCTACAGCTCCGGCGCGGCCATGGCGGAGCTTGAGCGGCTGGCCGCTTCGTTGCCGGTCGGCGTGAGCTATGACTGGGTCGATGCGGCACGCGAGGAAACCGCGGCCGCGAAACTCACCCCGCTGTTGATCGGCCTCTCGTTGCTGGCGGTGTTCATGGCGCTGGCCGCGCTCTACGAAAGCTGGACGATTCCGCTTGCCGTGCTGATGGTCGTGCCGCTCGGCGTGATCGGCGCGGTTGCGGCGGTGCTGTTGCGTGGCATGCCTAACGATGTGTACTTCAAGGTCGGCATGATCACGGTGATCGGCCTCGCCGCGAAGAACGCGATTCTGATCGTGCAGTTCGCCCGCGATCTATACCAGCGCGGCATGCCGTTGACGCGTGCGGTGACCGAAGCCGCGGGCGCGCGCTTCCGGCCGATCGTGATGACCTCGGCGGCGTTTCTGCTGGGCGTCGTGCCGCTCGTGGTGTCGAGCGGCGCGGGTGCCGAAAGCCGCCGCTCGATCGGCACGGGCGTGTTCGGTGGGGTGCTGGCTGCCACGCTGTTCGGGCTGGTGTTCGCGCCGGTCGCGTTCCATGCCGTCGCATCGCTCACGCACGGACGGCGGCGGCTGGCGGAACTGCATCGCAAGCGCGCGGAGCGGCGGGCACGTGCTGCCGCGACCGCGATCGAACGCGAATCGTTCGACGAGTCGCCGACGGCCTGA
- a CDS encoding GlxA family transcriptional regulator has product MPHMHLDTARITWLHTPTLNVRSATRRIGVLLFDGFWLLGPGTVVEMFQTANELSGSRAGEEQPYEVQFLSMDGGSVASSSSARIWTDRIDARFAGGFDVLFIAGGYGAHVAARDERVLGWLRSVQSRTRAIETIGEGRLVLEAAGPTDSDGPQVNRYLSSVTGESALNASNDRNDCARSALMFIKRDLGAELARSVADRVMPGMAATWVPLPVEGGTLSVAEKIRAAARWMEANCDRPVSVADAAQVAAMSERNFLRRFKHEMQVTPSDYLLQVRLRIACNFLTETELPVDKIARRSGTGNGDRLAKIFRKRMALSPTEYRARSRVASEA; this is encoded by the coding sequence ATGCCGCACATGCACCTTGATACTGCGAGGATCACCTGGTTACATACGCCCACGCTGAACGTGCGTAGTGCAACGCGGCGAATCGGCGTGTTGCTGTTCGACGGCTTCTGGCTGCTCGGCCCAGGCACGGTGGTGGAAATGTTCCAGACCGCGAACGAACTCTCGGGTTCGCGCGCCGGAGAAGAGCAGCCTTACGAAGTGCAATTCCTTTCCATGGACGGCGGCAGCGTCGCCAGTTCTTCTTCCGCGCGCATCTGGACCGATCGTATCGACGCCCGCTTTGCCGGCGGTTTCGACGTGCTGTTCATCGCGGGCGGCTACGGCGCACATGTGGCCGCGCGCGACGAGCGGGTGCTCGGCTGGCTGCGCTCGGTGCAATCGCGCACGCGTGCGATCGAAACGATCGGTGAAGGGCGGCTCGTGCTGGAAGCGGCCGGCCCGACGGATAGCGACGGGCCGCAGGTGAACCGCTATCTCAGCAGCGTGACAGGCGAGTCCGCGCTCAACGCGTCCAACGACCGCAACGACTGCGCCCGCAGCGCGCTCATGTTCATCAAACGCGATCTCGGTGCCGAGCTTGCCCGCAGCGTCGCCGACCGTGTGATGCCCGGCATGGCCGCCACCTGGGTGCCGCTGCCGGTGGAAGGCGGCACGCTCAGCGTGGCCGAGAAGATCCGCGCTGCAGCGCGCTGGATGGAGGCCAATTGCGACCGTCCGGTTTCGGTGGCCGACGCCGCGCAGGTCGCGGCGATGAGCGAGCGCAATTTCTTGCGGCGTTTCAAGCATGAAATGCAGGTCACGCCATCGGACTATCTGTTGCAGGTTCGCCTGCGCATTGCCTGCAACTTCCTCACCGAAACCGAACTGCCGGTCGACAAGATCGCCCGGCGCAGCGGTACGGGCAACGGCGATCGTCTCGCGAAGATTTTCCGCAAGCGCATGGCGCTGTCTCCAACCGAATATCGCGCGCGCAGTCGCGTGGCGAGCGAGGCATAA
- a CDS encoding TldD/PmbA family protein, translated as MSQFMSSRAATSVDWERHFTLLADAIERLQQGSETTLSSFAGEQSDFIRFNSGKVRQSGSVSQGKLTLRLIDGARQAYSTLTVCGDLQQDLDEVSAALATLREGLRDAADDPHLLFDTSKWERTTQRSGKLPNPGGLAHIVAECAQGLDFVGFYAGGTIVRGFASTSGSRGWYEVDNFNFSWSLYDPSGRAIKTTYAGDDWSDAVFAAKVEQAATRLAVLARTPRTLAPGRYRSYLAPAALAELLSVTAWSGFSARAQASSRSELYKLHVGEVVVDPRVTISEDLSLGITPGFNDDGYLRDSVPLIEAGRSAERLTNARSAREYGLTPNGALASESPAALSMQAGDLQDEEVLAKIGTGLYIGNLWYVNFSDRMNCRLTGMTRFATFWVENGEIVAPLEAMRFDDSLYRLLGSELEQLGAQAELLLSDSTWGERATGGMQLPGILVRSFELTL; from the coding sequence ATGAGCCAGTTCATGTCTTCGCGCGCGGCTACCTCGGTGGATTGGGAGCGGCATTTCACTTTGCTCGCCGATGCGATCGAGCGCTTGCAGCAAGGAAGCGAAACCACACTCAGTTCATTTGCCGGCGAGCAGTCCGACTTCATCCGTTTCAATTCGGGCAAGGTGCGACAGAGCGGCAGCGTGTCGCAAGGCAAGCTGACCTTGCGTCTGATCGACGGCGCACGTCAGGCCTATTCCACGCTGACCGTATGCGGCGATCTGCAGCAGGATCTCGATGAAGTGAGCGCCGCGCTCGCCACTTTGCGCGAAGGTCTGCGCGATGCGGCGGACGATCCGCATCTACTGTTCGATACGTCGAAATGGGAGCGCACCACGCAGCGCTCCGGCAAGCTGCCGAATCCTGGCGGTCTCGCGCACATCGTCGCGGAATGCGCGCAAGGGCTCGACTTCGTGGGCTTCTACGCGGGCGGCACCATCGTGCGCGGTTTCGCATCGACGAGCGGCAGCCGCGGCTGGTATGAAGTGGACAACTTCAATTTCAGCTGGTCCTTGTACGACCCGAGCGGCCGCGCGATCAAAACCACCTACGCCGGCGACGACTGGAGCGATGCCGTGTTCGCGGCCAAAGTCGAGCAGGCCGCGACACGTCTTGCGGTGCTCGCGCGCACGCCGCGCACATTGGCGCCGGGACGTTACCGTTCCTATCTCGCGCCCGCCGCGCTCGCGGAACTGCTCAGCGTCACCGCATGGAGCGGCTTTTCCGCACGGGCTCAGGCGAGCTCGCGCAGCGAGCTGTACAAACTGCATGTGGGAGAAGTCGTAGTCGACCCGCGCGTGACGATCAGCGAAGATCTGAGTCTCGGCATCACGCCAGGCTTTAACGACGACGGCTATCTGCGTGACAGCGTCCCGTTGATCGAGGCCGGCCGCAGTGCCGAACGCCTGACCAACGCACGCAGCGCACGCGAATACGGTTTGACGCCGAACGGCGCGCTGGCCAGCGAGTCACCGGCCGCGCTCTCGATGCAAGCGGGCGACCTGCAGGACGAAGAGGTGCTCGCAAAGATCGGCACCGGGCTCTACATCGGCAACCTCTGGTACGTGAACTTCTCGGACCGCATGAATTGCCGCCTCACCGGCATGACGCGCTTCGCGACGTTCTGGGTCGAGAACGGAGAAATCGTCGCACCGCTCGAAGCCATGCGTTTCGACGACAGCCTGTACCGTTTGCTCGGCAGCGAACTCGAACAACTCGGCGCGCAAGCGGAACTGCTATTGAGCGATTCGACGTGGGGCGAGCGCGCCACGGGCGGCATGCAATTGCCGGGCATTCTGGTGAGGTCATTCGAATTGACGTTATGA
- a CDS encoding LysR substrate-binding domain-containing protein translates to MTRDLDSSLLRAFVTVAETGAVGAAATRLARTQAAVSMQLRRLEDELGQRLLDRSPRGVQLTEAGHLLLPYAHTILGAGADARRALSAGQVSGTVRLGMLEDIAVGRLPRALRRFSIAYPQVALEIVVDSSAALSNRLADGSLDVVVGDPALVDAASHLIWKQPLFWVGARGFSRDTQTALPVVAFGDACLWQQQVLTALRRAGIAWRIVCTSTSLPAVQSAVEAGLGVSVLLDGNIRSESMRVLGQADGLPDAPTADFGLFMREVSGAQAAAVQTLQTFLCEELHLGLREGEPQLAPALA, encoded by the coding sequence ATGACTCGAGATCTCGATAGCAGCCTGCTGCGCGCCTTCGTCACCGTGGCGGAGACGGGCGCGGTGGGCGCGGCGGCGACGCGCCTCGCGCGTACCCAGGCGGCGGTGAGCATGCAATTGCGCCGGCTCGAAGACGAACTCGGGCAGCGTTTGCTCGATCGCTCGCCGCGCGGCGTGCAACTCACCGAAGCGGGACATCTGCTACTGCCCTATGCCCACACGATACTCGGCGCGGGCGCCGATGCGCGCCGCGCGTTGAGCGCGGGGCAGGTGTCCGGCACCGTGCGGCTCGGCATGCTGGAGGACATTGCGGTCGGCCGGTTGCCGCGGGCGTTGCGGCGCTTTTCGATCGCTTATCCGCAAGTGGCGCTGGAGATCGTCGTCGACAGCAGTGCGGCGTTGTCGAACCGGCTCGCGGACGGCAGCCTCGACGTGGTGGTCGGCGACCCCGCGCTGGTCGACGCCGCATCGCATCTCATATGGAAGCAGCCGCTCTTCTGGGTCGGCGCGCGCGGCTTCAGCCGCGACACGCAGACGGCGCTACCGGTGGTGGCATTCGGCGACGCGTGCCTGTGGCAGCAGCAGGTGTTGACGGCGCTGCGCCGCGCGGGGATCGCGTGGCGCATCGTGTGCACCAGCACCAGTCTGCCGGCCGTGCAATCCGCGGTTGAAGCGGGGCTCGGCGTGTCCGTGCTGCTCGACGGCAACATCCGTTCGGAGTCGATGCGCGTGCTCGGCCAGGCCGATGGTTTGCCCGATGCGCCCACCGCCGACTTCGGTCTCTTCATGCGCGAGGTTTCAGGCGCGCAGGCGGCCGCCGTGCAAACCTTGCAAACGTTCCTCTGCGAGGAATTGCATCTCGGTCTGCGCGAAGGCGAGCCGCAGCTTGCGCCCGCCTTGGCCTAA
- a CDS encoding GNAT family N-acetyltransferase, which yields MKETRLPDDAAHYKCIMVRALESSDMDAFAEIMSLPGVRRGTLSVGYRSPEQLAAWYERRLKGGVNVCATIDGRVIGHASLEVHRSSRAHSAHLGLAVHDAYHRRGVGAALLQGLIDCADASFGLRRIDLTVFADNAPAIALYRKFGFVEEGRSRGFAVRDGVLADVLHMARLVDAPRLQTI from the coding sequence ATGAAAGAAACAAGGTTGCCGGACGACGCCGCACATTACAAATGTATTATGGTGCGCGCGCTCGAATCGTCGGACATGGATGCGTTCGCCGAGATCATGAGCTTGCCCGGTGTGCGGCGCGGCACGCTGTCAGTCGGCTATCGCAGTCCTGAACAACTCGCGGCCTGGTACGAGCGGCGCCTAAAAGGCGGCGTGAACGTGTGCGCGACTATCGACGGACGCGTGATCGGCCACGCCAGTCTCGAGGTCCACCGGTCGAGCCGCGCGCACAGCGCACACTTAGGCCTCGCCGTGCACGACGCGTATCATCGCCGCGGTGTCGGCGCCGCGCTTTTGCAAGGCTTGATCGATTGCGCGGACGCGTCGTTCGGTTTGCGCCGCATCGACCTCACGGTGTTTGCGGACAACGCGCCGGCCATCGCGCTGTATCGCAAGTTCGGCTTTGTCGAGGAAGGCCGTTCGCGCGGTTTTGCCGTGCGTGACGGTGTGCTGGCCGACGTGCTGCATATGGCCCGCCTCGTCGACGCACCGCGCCTCCAGACAATCTGA
- a CDS encoding TldD/PmbA family protein, translating into MIDERWAQAAQTLKSRAAFWSLRIVDEQIDDHEIRNDIAQPLRTVRDRGAMLIAWVGAGAGYAATANLSAAGLQAALDMATARAEASAALSLIDHREVARPVASGHYVSPNAQRALPSRAEWLELLGAECAGANLDAKIVERVAAVQITHTDQLYITGDGVRIDQQFRFVMPQLSVAAHANGDTQVRTLGGNYGTLGQGGIEVLARFGFEGSGVRVANEALQLLAAPNCPSGKRDLLLMPDQMMLQIHESIGHPLELDRILGDERNFAGWSFVKQDMFGSYRYGSELLNVTFDPSLREEAAAYAFDDDGTEAHKQYLIRNGVLERPLGGALSQQRARMPGVANSRASNWNRPPIDRMANLNIEPGESSLEEMIGNIEHGILMRTNTSWSIDDHRNKFQFGCEFGQLIENGKLTQIVKQPNYRGISANFWRSLSAVGNAATREVYGTSMCGKGEPAQIIRVGHASPACVFSDVDVFGGA; encoded by the coding sequence ATGATTGACGAACGTTGGGCGCAGGCTGCCCAAACGCTGAAGAGCCGCGCGGCGTTCTGGTCGCTGCGCATTGTCGACGAACAGATCGACGACCACGAGATCCGCAACGACATCGCACAACCGCTGCGTACGGTGCGCGATCGCGGCGCAATGTTGATCGCATGGGTGGGCGCCGGCGCGGGTTATGCCGCGACCGCGAACCTCTCGGCGGCCGGTTTGCAGGCGGCGCTCGATATGGCCACCGCACGCGCTGAGGCGAGCGCGGCCTTGTCGCTGATCGACCATCGCGAAGTCGCCCGTCCGGTTGCGAGCGGCCACTACGTGTCGCCGAATGCACAACGCGCGTTACCGAGCCGCGCCGAATGGCTCGAGCTTCTCGGCGCGGAATGCGCGGGAGCGAACCTCGACGCAAAAATTGTGGAACGTGTCGCGGCGGTGCAGATCACGCACACCGATCAACTCTACATCACCGGCGACGGCGTACGGATCGACCAGCAGTTCCGTTTCGTGATGCCGCAATTGAGCGTCGCCGCGCACGCAAACGGCGATACGCAAGTGCGCACCCTGGGCGGCAACTACGGCACGCTCGGCCAGGGCGGCATAGAAGTGCTGGCGCGCTTCGGCTTTGAAGGCTCGGGCGTACGCGTCGCCAATGAGGCGCTGCAATTGCTGGCCGCGCCGAATTGCCCATCCGGCAAGCGCGATCTGTTGCTGATGCCCGACCAGATGATGCTGCAGATTCACGAATCGATCGGACATCCGCTCGAACTGGATCGCATTCTCGGCGATGAGCGCAACTTCGCGGGCTGGAGCTTCGTCAAGCAGGACATGTTCGGTTCGTATCGCTACGGCTCTGAGTTGTTGAACGTTACCTTCGATCCGTCGCTGCGCGAAGAAGCCGCAGCCTACGCGTTCGACGACGACGGCACCGAAGCGCACAAGCAGTATCTGATTCGCAACGGCGTGCTGGAACGTCCGCTCGGCGGCGCATTGTCACAACAGCGTGCGCGCATGCCGGGTGTGGCGAATTCGCGCGCGTCGAACTGGAACCGCCCGCCGATCGACCGCATGGCGAATCTGAATATCGAACCCGGCGAGAGTTCGCTGGAGGAGATGATCGGCAATATCGAGCACGGCATTCTGATGCGCACCAACACCTCCTGGTCGATCGACGACCATCGCAACAAATTCCAGTTCGGCTGCGAGTTCGGCCAGTTGATCGAAAACGGCAAGCTCACACAAATCGTCAAACAGCCGAATTACCGCGGTATTTCCGCGAATTTCTGGCGCAGCCTCAGCGCGGTGGGCAACGCGGCCACGCGCGAAGTGTATGGCACGTCCATGTGCGGCAAGGGCGAACCGGCGCAGATCATTCGCGTCGGCCATGCGTCGCCGGCTTGCGTGTTCAGCGACGTCGACGTGTTCGGAGGCGCATGA
- a CDS encoding EamA family transporter, with the protein MQDTTLQPALNSAQTSVKPARGAAGAALLCVLSMSCVQFGAALSAPTMAMYGSLSTTWLRLCWAALVLALLVRPRFLSYSRAHWTAAGVLGAAMAGMTLCFFAALQRIPLGLAVAIDFLGPLAVATFAVRRARALLWPVLAIAGVILLSRDRAGWIGEPLGVLLACGAALGWGTYIVLMKKTGTLFAGLEGLSVSLIAAALVATPFGLAQSGLHVTAGQVAATAGLALLVPLLPYALEMVALRHMPAASFGILMSVEPAIGALAGFVVLHQPMGILQIMGTLLVVTASVGAVMVAR; encoded by the coding sequence ATGCAGGACACCACTCTCCAACCCGCGCTGAACTCCGCGCAAACCAGCGTGAAACCCGCCCGCGGCGCGGCCGGAGCGGCATTGCTGTGCGTGCTGTCGATGTCCTGCGTGCAGTTCGGCGCCGCACTTTCCGCGCCGACAATGGCCATGTACGGTTCACTCAGCACCACCTGGCTGCGCCTGTGCTGGGCTGCATTGGTGCTCGCCTTGCTGGTGCGTCCACGTTTTCTGAGTTACTCGCGCGCTCACTGGACTGCCGCGGGTGTGCTCGGCGCCGCGATGGCGGGCATGACACTGTGCTTTTTCGCGGCGCTTCAGCGCATTCCGTTGGGACTCGCTGTCGCGATCGACTTTCTCGGACCGCTCGCCGTGGCGACCTTCGCGGTGCGTCGCGCCCGCGCATTGCTCTGGCCCGTGCTGGCGATCGCCGGCGTGATCCTGCTCTCGCGCGATCGGGCCGGCTGGATCGGTGAACCGCTCGGCGTGCTGCTCGCCTGCGGCGCGGCGCTCGGATGGGGCACCTATATCGTGCTGATGAAGAAGACCGGCACCCTGTTCGCGGGACTCGAGGGACTGTCGGTGTCGCTGATCGCGGCGGCGCTCGTGGCCACGCCATTCGGATTGGCACAAAGCGGTCTGCATGTCACGGCGGGCCAGGTCGCGGCGACGGCGGGCCTCGCGCTGCTGGTCCCGCTGCTGCCGTATGCGTTGGAAATGGTAGCGTTGCGGCACATGCCGGCCGCCTCATTCGGAATCCTGATGAGCGTCGAGCCGGCGATCGGCGCGTTGGCCGGCTTCGTCGTACTGCATCAGCCGATGGGGATTCTGCAAATCATGGGCACGCTGCTGGTGGTGACCGCAAGCGTCGGCGCCGTGATGGTGGCGCGCTGA